One region of Chryseobacterium sp. C-71 genomic DNA includes:
- a CDS encoding MFS transporter — MPDSSSSRISKTVVWLMAVISGLVVANNYYNQPLLGLISKDFNISETAAGKISVLTQLGYAFGLLLIVPLGDKFLRKKLILIDLLLVFGALLWMTFATEVWMLYVASLLIGITSVIPQLFVPIAAELSSEKEKSGNIGLVVSGLLLGILLSRFVGGIVGELWGWRTMYGIAAGLMLVVWLFVYKMLPVLQPNFKGTYIELMRSVAHLAKTQPVLQLASFRGAMAFGSMCALFTTLVFHMERPPFEVGASVVGSFGLAGAVGALAAAKVGKLQKSISLNRIILYALLILIGSWGFTYFAGNTYWGLIVGVMLIDLGVQSSHIMNQTNYFLLKTTAVNRLNTVYMVSYFIGGSLGTWLASVAWQYAQWEGVCTVGVVMGLLALSAHILFSKKVISN; from the coding sequence ATGCCCGATTCATCTTCTTCACGTATCTCAAAAACCGTGGTTTGGCTAATGGCCGTTATTTCCGGACTGGTGGTTGCCAATAATTATTACAATCAGCCTTTGCTTGGATTGATTTCGAAAGACTTTAATATCTCTGAAACCGCAGCAGGAAAAATTTCTGTTCTTACCCAGTTAGGTTATGCTTTCGGATTACTTCTGATTGTCCCTTTGGGCGATAAATTCCTTCGTAAAAAACTGATTTTAATCGATTTGCTATTAGTTTTCGGAGCATTATTATGGATGACATTTGCAACGGAAGTATGGATGTTGTATGTAGCGAGTTTGCTGATAGGAATTACATCTGTAATCCCACAGTTATTTGTTCCGATTGCAGCTGAGTTATCCTCAGAAAAAGAAAAATCAGGGAATATAGGATTGGTCGTTTCAGGATTATTACTCGGAATTTTACTTTCAAGATTTGTTGGTGGAATTGTCGGTGAACTTTGGGGATGGCGAACGATGTACGGAATCGCAGCTGGATTAATGCTGGTAGTCTGGCTTTTCGTTTATAAAATGCTTCCGGTGTTACAACCCAATTTTAAAGGAACGTATATTGAATTGATGAGGTCTGTAGCCCATTTAGCAAAAACTCAGCCTGTTTTACAGTTGGCCTCCTTTCGTGGGGCAATGGCTTTCGGGTCGATGTGTGCATTATTCACAACTTTAGTTTTCCATATGGAAAGACCTCCGTTTGAGGTCGGAGCTTCCGTAGTCGGAAGTTTTGGTTTGGCAGGAGCAGTTGGTGCTTTAGCAGCCGCTAAAGTCGGAAAGTTGCAAAAGAGCATTTCTTTAAACAGAATTATTTTATACGCTTTGTTGATTTTAATTGGAAGTTGGGGATTCACCTATTTTGCAGGAAATACGTATTGGGGATTGATTGTCGGTGTTATGCTGATTGATTTGGGTGTGCAGTCGAGCCATATTATGAATCAGACCAATTATTTTTTACTGAAAACTACTGCAGTTAACCGCTTGAATACTGTTTATATGGTTTCTTATTTCATCGGTGGTTCGTTGGGAACATGGCTGGCTTCTGTCGCATGGCAATATGCGCAGTGGGAGGGAGTTTGTACGGTTGGTGTTGTGATGGGGTTGTTGGCATTATCAGCACATATTCTCTTTAGCAAGAAAGTAATATCAAATTAA
- a CDS encoding DsbA family oxidoreductase, protein MKIEIWSDVMCPFCYIGKKNFEQALEKLPFKDEVEVEWKSFQLDPTLALAETKTTAEYFREKKGFPEEQAKQMTAQVVQMGKASGIDFNFEKALITNTFPAHKILHLAKKHGKSSEMEEELFKAHFLNGENVGSTEVLSNLAEKLGINKDEALQTLSSDEFNNEVNQDVTEGRKNGVTGVPFFILNGKYAVSGAQPAELFEEALTQTYNETVKPFKASKDSDLSCDADGCSI, encoded by the coding sequence ATGAAAATAGAAATCTGGTCAGACGTGATGTGTCCGTTCTGTTATATCGGGAAGAAAAATTTTGAGCAGGCATTAGAAAAACTGCCGTTTAAAGATGAAGTAGAAGTAGAGTGGAAGAGTTTTCAGCTTGATCCCACTTTAGCACTTGCGGAAACAAAGACTACTGCAGAATATTTCAGAGAGAAGAAAGGTTTTCCTGAAGAACAGGCAAAGCAGATGACCGCTCAGGTTGTACAAATGGGAAAAGCTTCTGGTATTGATTTTAATTTTGAAAAAGCTTTGATTACCAATACATTTCCAGCACACAAAATTCTTCACCTAGCAAAAAAGCACGGTAAATCTTCAGAGATGGAAGAAGAATTATTTAAAGCTCATTTTTTAAATGGTGAAAATGTAGGCAGTACAGAAGTCTTGTCAAATTTAGCAGAAAAATTAGGCATCAACAAAGATGAAGCATTGCAAACACTAAGTTCTGACGAATTTAATAACGAAGTGAATCAAGATGTAACTGAAGGTCGTAAAAATGGCGTTACCGGAGTTCCTTTCTTTATTTTAAACGGAAAATATGCCGTTTCAGGAGCGCAGCCGGCAGAACTTTTTGAGGAAGCTTTAACGCAAACGTATAACGAAACTGTAAAGCCTTTTAAAGCTTCCAAGGATTCTGATTTATCTTGTGATGCAGACGGTTGCAGTATTTAA
- a CDS encoding nucleosidase: MIKINNQTTFTVEDTLFVFALVSEAGKAFDHTQKLITGIGKVSAAIELTKEIIRRKPKLIVNLGSAGGVGFHKGEIICCTKFIQRDMDAQGLGFKKFETPLSNIPIVLEHGLKMDGVEEGICGSGDSFEMNHINTEYNVIDMEAYSLAFIAMQENIPFLCLKYISDDAGSDAADDWSVQVLLASEAFRKLLFGEN; the protein is encoded by the coding sequence ATGATAAAAATAAATAATCAAACAACGTTTACCGTTGAAGACACCCTCTTTGTTTTCGCTTTAGTATCTGAAGCAGGAAAAGCTTTTGATCACACTCAAAAACTCATCACCGGAATCGGAAAAGTAAGCGCAGCAATTGAACTTACCAAAGAAATCATCAGAAGAAAACCAAAGTTAATTGTGAATCTTGGCTCGGCAGGTGGAGTAGGTTTTCATAAAGGCGAGATTATCTGTTGCACGAAGTTTATCCAGCGAGATATGGATGCGCAGGGTTTAGGATTTAAAAAATTTGAAACACCGTTATCCAACATCCCGATTGTTCTAGAACATGGTTTAAAAATGGACGGCGTGGAAGAAGGAATTTGTGGCAGCGGCGACAGTTTTGAGATGAATCACATCAACACCGAATATAATGTCATCGACATGGAAGCGTATTCGTTGGCTTTCATTGCCATGCAGGAAAACATTCCTTTTCTATGTTTAAAATATATTTCTGATGATGCAGGAAGCGATGCTGCAGACGATTGGTCGGTTCAGGTTCTTTTAGCTTCAGAAGCGTTTAGAAAACTTTTGTTTGGTGAAAACTGA
- a CDS encoding MutS-related protein: MENIDELIAHFNFTQTRKSKKYLNLFFSKKSFDLKHTLYVQQKLKMFMENFQLLETFHFNENKVSYIQKFLDENNADHYTLLSSIRYREYYRETNNNINLFIEFFHRFGLILRNFKKTNLHLDYCKEIDTTIAFINSLSVNECYGKVLDFNQRKALLTQLEKETKDKNKRFVAFWDFFYMFDVYVSISKGIRVHDLEFPHFNTKNEFTIKDFYHLDLKSSVKNNFEVKNQNTVVFTGANMSGKSTAMKSLSTIVLLAHLGIAVPSAHCNIPFYESIFLHFSVNDNLKEGYSLFAQEIINLKKILIELKSKNCFVVFDEIFSGTNINDASQITVKTINGLSKFEKSMFIFSTHLNVIENHLTKHNNIKVLHLECFLEQNELKFTYQLKEGWSKLEVGNVLFEQYGLNELLES; this comes from the coding sequence ATGGAGAATATTGATGAATTAATTGCCCATTTCAATTTTACGCAAACCAGAAAATCAAAAAAATATCTCAACTTATTTTTTAGTAAAAAATCTTTCGACTTAAAACATACTTTGTATGTTCAGCAGAAGCTAAAGATGTTCATGGAAAATTTTCAGCTTTTAGAAACTTTTCATTTCAATGAGAATAAAGTCTCTTATATCCAGAAGTTTTTGGATGAGAATAATGCCGATCATTACACGCTTTTAAGCAGCATAAGATATCGTGAGTATTACAGAGAGACCAACAACAATATCAATTTATTTATAGAATTTTTTCACCGTTTTGGATTGATTCTAAGAAATTTTAAGAAAACAAATCTCCATTTAGACTACTGTAAAGAGATTGATACCACTATTGCATTTATCAATTCTCTGTCAGTCAATGAATGTTACGGTAAAGTATTAGATTTTAATCAGAGAAAAGCTCTTTTAACCCAATTAGAAAAGGAAACGAAAGATAAAAACAAAAGATTTGTAGCATTTTGGGACTTCTTTTATATGTTTGACGTCTATGTCAGTATATCTAAAGGAATAAGAGTTCATGATTTGGAATTTCCACATTTTAATACCAAAAATGAATTTACAATTAAAGATTTTTATCATTTAGATTTAAAAAGTTCCGTTAAAAATAACTTTGAAGTAAAGAATCAAAATACAGTTGTTTTCACCGGAGCCAATATGTCTGGAAAGTCTACTGCGATGAAGTCTCTAAGTACAATCGTATTGCTTGCTCATTTAGGAATTGCAGTTCCGTCGGCACATTGTAATATTCCATTTTATGAAAGCATCTTTTTACATTTTTCGGTAAATGATAATCTGAAAGAAGGATACAGTCTGTTTGCTCAGGAAATCATTAATTTGAAAAAAATTTTAATTGAATTAAAATCAAAAAACTGTTTTGTGGTTTTTGATGAAATATTCAGCGGAACCAATATCAATGACGCCTCGCAAATAACGGTAAAAACCATTAATGGCTTATCTAAATTTGAAAAATCAATGTTTATTTTTTCAACCCATTTGAATGTCATAGAAAACCATCTTACCAAACATAACAATATAAAAGTTTTACATCTGGAGTGTTTCTTGGAACAAAATGAATTGAAATTTACTTATCAATTAAAAGAGGGTTGGTCTAAGCTTGAAGTAGGAAATGTATTATTCGAACAATACGGTTTGAACGAACTTTTGGAAAGCTGA
- a CDS encoding SDR family oxidoreductase, whose product MQKTIFITGASSGLGKATAKLFQSNGWKVIATMRNPQNETELSQLENVTLLPLDVTNLEQIQDTVKKAIEFHTIDVVFNNAGYGLIGALEALTDEQIVKQLDTNLLGVIRVTQAFIPYFRKNRNGLFITTTSIGGLLTFPLDSLYHATKWALEGWSESMSFELALHNVGIKTIAPGGIKTNFAGESLAVANHPAYEEGMQKLFELMNPDNFEPVEWIADVVYEAATDGKNQLRYVTGEFANQLYNRRLKIGSEAAVQEMKQMAFGDLIN is encoded by the coding sequence ATGCAAAAAACAATTTTCATTACAGGCGCATCATCAGGATTAGGAAAAGCGACAGCCAAATTATTTCAGTCAAACGGCTGGAAAGTTATCGCAACAATGCGAAATCCTCAAAACGAAACCGAACTTTCCCAATTGGAAAATGTAACCTTGCTTCCGCTGGATGTCACCAATCTGGAGCAGATTCAGGATACGGTAAAAAAGGCAATTGAATTTCATACGATTGATGTGGTTTTTAACAATGCAGGTTATGGTTTGATTGGAGCTTTGGAAGCGTTGACAGACGAACAAATCGTAAAACAGCTGGATACCAATCTACTCGGAGTAATCCGCGTGACGCAGGCTTTTATTCCTTATTTCAGAAAGAACAGAAACGGATTATTTATCACAACGACTTCGATTGGCGGACTTCTGACTTTCCCACTGGATTCGCTTTATCACGCTACAAAATGGGCGTTGGAAGGCTGGAGCGAAAGTATGTCTTTTGAATTGGCTTTGCATAATGTTGGCATCAAAACTATTGCGCCGGGCGGAATTAAAACTAATTTTGCAGGAGAATCATTAGCCGTTGCCAACCATCCGGCTTATGAAGAAGGAATGCAGAAATTATTTGAATTAATGAATCCGGATAATTTCGAACCGGTAGAATGGATTGCAGATGTGGTTTATGAAGCGGCGACAGACGGGAAAAACCAATTGCGATATGTGACGGGAGAATTTGCGAACCAGTTGTACAATCGTCGTTTGAAAATCGGTTCCGAAGCTGCAGTTCAGGAGATGAAACAGATGGCATTTGGAGATTTAATCAATTAA
- a CDS encoding AraC family transcriptional regulator yields the protein MNNPIKVDSISQLHEMLGFGKPVHPLISINDNTNMIVDDHLLNQHFLFNFYKISYKKTLKGKIGYGQGYYDFDEGGMVFTAPNQLISTSADDMEYEGLTLLIHPDFFRNYSLATRIKSFGFFSYSANEALFLSDKEKQTIFSVFDNIKEELNNTIDDFSQDVILSHIEVLLNYSNRFYKRQFITRKAVNNDLLSKIEELLNVYFDKESGLNQGLPTVEFLATELSLSPRYLSDMLRSLTGQNAQQLIHEKLIEKAKDYLTTTQLSVAEIAYQLGFEHSQSFNKLFKNKTNQTPVQFKQGFYHN from the coding sequence ATGAATAATCCGATAAAAGTAGATTCCATATCTCAGCTTCACGAGATGCTGGGTTTTGGGAAGCCTGTTCACCCTTTGATTAGCATTAATGACAACACGAATATGATTGTTGACGATCATCTTTTGAACCAGCATTTTCTGTTCAATTTCTACAAGATTTCTTACAAAAAAACACTGAAAGGCAAAATTGGTTATGGGCAGGGCTATTATGATTTTGACGAAGGCGGAATGGTTTTTACTGCGCCTAATCAACTCATTTCCACGAGCGCCGATGATATGGAATATGAAGGTTTGACTTTGCTCATTCATCCCGACTTTTTTAGAAATTATTCATTAGCTACCCGTATTAAAAGCTTTGGATTCTTTTCATATTCTGCAAACGAAGCTTTATTTCTATCAGACAAAGAAAAGCAAACGATATTTTCAGTTTTTGATAATATTAAGGAAGAATTGAATAATACGATTGATGATTTCAGCCAGGATGTTATTCTTTCTCACATCGAGGTTTTGCTCAATTACAGCAACCGTTTTTACAAGCGCCAATTCATTACCAGAAAAGCAGTGAACAACGATTTGCTTTCGAAAATTGAGGAACTTTTAAATGTCTATTTTGATAAAGAAAGCGGATTGAATCAAGGTTTGCCAACCGTTGAGTTTCTCGCAACCGAACTCAGTCTTTCTCCACGATATTTAAGTGATATGCTTCGGTCTTTGACGGGGCAAAATGCTCAACAGCTCATCCACGAAAAACTGATCGAAAAAGCAAAAGATTATCTCACGACGACCCAACTTTCAGTAGCAGAAATCGCTTACCAATTGGGTTTTGAGCATTCGCAGTCTTTCAATAAGTTATTTAAAAATAAGACCAATCAGACGCCTGTACAATTCAAGCAAGGTTTTTATCATAACTAA
- a CDS encoding nuclear transport factor 2 family protein: MNIETFIKDWIAVSNNYNTEKYLEFYKENAVLDDPSVGRKFIGHDGIKDYFVSYFIGYKTQTELRKLDIKENSAYLEVEFTGEFPEGEIGGSFDFIFKDDKIEFVKADLI; the protein is encoded by the coding sequence ATGAATATAGAAACATTTATCAAAGATTGGATTGCAGTCAGCAACAATTATAACACCGAAAAATATTTGGAATTTTACAAAGAAAATGCGGTTTTGGACGACCCTTCAGTCGGAAGAAAATTTATCGGTCACGATGGAATCAAAGATTATTTTGTGAGCTATTTTATAGGATACAAAACTCAGACTGAATTGAGGAAATTAGATATTAAAGAAAATTCGGCTTACTTGGAAGTAGAATTTACAGGAGAATTTCCGGAGGGTGAAATTGGCGGAAGCTTTGATTTTATTTTTAAAGATGATAAGATTGAATTTGTAAAAGCAGATTTGATTTGA
- a CDS encoding helix-turn-helix domain-containing protein, translating to MAESKENQTDNKAFTEDCHKVLMAVSDALYAIGGKWKLMIIIAMARGNKRFTEIQRQVSGISARVLSSELKELEINGFIIKKVENGYPVSIEYELLPYSHTLEEVVGAMTKWGMQHREKVKAEMGSENSKK from the coding sequence ATGGCAGAATCAAAAGAAAATCAAACAGATAACAAGGCATTCACCGAAGATTGCCATAAGGTTTTAATGGCAGTTTCGGATGCATTATACGCCATAGGTGGCAAATGGAAACTGATGATTATCATCGCAATGGCAAGAGGAAACAAGCGTTTTACAGAAATCCAAAGACAAGTCAGCGGAATTTCTGCAAGAGTACTTTCCAGTGAATTGAAGGAACTGGAAATTAATGGTTTTATCATCAAAAAAGTAGAAAATGGTTATCCCGTAAGTATAGAATACGAACTTCTACCCTACAGCCACACGCTCGAAGAAGTTGTGGGTGCAATGACAAAATGGGGAATGCAGCATCGGGAAAAAGTAAAAGCCGAAATGGGTTCAGAAAACTCTAAAAAATAA
- a CDS encoding nuclear transport factor 2 family protein translates to MTLEILKNKQDLRDLIDDYAYLSDEWRISEVMDLFTPDVTYKVYMNGALVADVSGREKMETDFNLHASQVKTYFTLNGQHTTKIDGETATGVSFSQIKMIREADGKDVLTDYSVKYDDQYVFQNGKWLIKDRIGYFVMIESRTIS, encoded by the coding sequence ATGACATTAGAAATTTTAAAAAACAAGCAAGATTTGAGAGACTTAATTGACGATTATGCCTACCTGAGTGATGAGTGGAGAATCTCGGAAGTGATGGATTTATTTACGCCTGACGTTACCTATAAAGTCTATATGAATGGTGCTTTGGTAGCCGATGTTTCGGGTAGAGAAAAAATGGAAACCGATTTTAATCTGCACGCTTCACAAGTAAAAACCTATTTCACATTGAATGGTCAGCATACCACAAAAATTGATGGTGAAACAGCGACAGGCGTTTCTTTTTCTCAGATTAAAATGATTCGTGAAGCTGACGGAAAGGATGTTTTAACAGATTACAGTGTGAAGTATGATGACCAATATGTTTTTCAAAATGGCAAATGGCTGATTAAAGACAGAATCGGATATTTTGTGATGATTGAGTCGAGAACTATTTCGTAA
- a CDS encoding AraC family transcriptional regulator produces the protein MKEKVTRVLSEFNNELKLQGFKAFQIENDSNETRTYSRKEFYKICLTTGKSKIHYSDKTYEQEGTILFFGNPHIPYSWETISTTYVGYTILFSEEFFKNSERSESLQQSSFFKIGGTPVLKITEEQRIFLNTIFQKMIMEQESDYVFKDELIRNYISLIIHESLKMEPSENYEQNKNASSRLTSVFLELLERQFPIETTANPLQLRTAQHYAQHLNVHINYLNRAVKEVTGKSTTSHITERIITEAKALLQHTDWSISEIAYALGFEYPTYFNNFFKKQTRTNPKAFRLTEV, from the coding sequence ATGAAAGAGAAGGTTACACGAGTTCTGTCTGAGTTTAATAATGAACTGAAACTTCAGGGATTTAAGGCATTTCAAATTGAAAATGACAGTAATGAAACGCGTACTTACAGCAGAAAAGAATTCTATAAAATCTGCCTGACCACAGGGAAAAGTAAAATTCATTATTCTGATAAAACTTATGAACAAGAAGGGACGATTCTCTTTTTTGGCAATCCGCATATTCCTTACTCCTGGGAAACAATTTCTACAACTTATGTAGGTTACACAATCCTTTTTTCTGAAGAATTCTTTAAAAATTCTGAACGTTCGGAGAGCCTTCAACAGTCGTCATTTTTTAAAATTGGTGGAACTCCTGTTTTGAAAATTACAGAAGAGCAAAGGATTTTCCTTAATACCATTTTTCAGAAAATGATAATGGAGCAGGAAAGTGATTATGTATTTAAAGATGAATTGATTAGGAATTACATCAGTCTCATCATTCACGAATCTCTGAAGATGGAACCATCGGAAAATTACGAGCAAAATAAAAATGCATCGTCCAGACTAACTTCTGTTTTTCTGGAATTATTGGAAAGACAATTTCCGATTGAAACCACTGCAAACCCGCTCCAGTTAAGAACCGCTCAACATTACGCTCAGCATTTGAATGTTCACATCAATTATCTGAATCGAGCCGTAAAAGAAGTTACCGGAAAATCTACGACTTCGCATATTACCGAAAGAATCATTACAGAAGCAAAAGCACTTTTGCAGCACACCGACTGGAGTATTTCCGAAATCGCTTATGCGCTGGGTTTCGAATATCCAACTTATTTTAATAATTTCTTTAAAAAACAAACAAGAACCAATCCCAAAGCTTTTCGACTGACGGAAGTTTGA
- a CDS encoding DapH/DapD/GlmU-related protein produces the protein MSDSQPISNPESFQKDIFERLLNGETIFPNDTQIDRLREEAFAVKVLLNQMNNSLNPDEITKLLSQILDKEIQDVAVFTPLYINYGKHINIGKNVFINFDCTFLALGGITIEDDVLIGPKVNLITENHPLNPKERKGLIAKPILIKKNAWIGANATILPGLTIGENAVVAAGAVVSKDVPDNMIVGGIPAKIIKEITNDSI, from the coding sequence ATGTCAGATTCACAACCTATTTCAAATCCGGAATCTTTTCAAAAAGATATTTTCGAAAGGCTTTTAAACGGCGAAACTATCTTTCCAAACGATACGCAAATAGACAGATTGCGAGAGGAAGCTTTTGCTGTAAAAGTTTTGCTTAATCAGATGAATAATTCTTTAAATCCTGATGAGATTACAAAGTTATTATCACAAATTTTAGACAAAGAAATTCAGGATGTTGCCGTATTTACGCCACTTTACATCAATTACGGAAAGCATATCAACATCGGTAAAAATGTCTTCATCAATTTTGATTGTACCTTTCTTGCATTGGGCGGAATTACGATTGAGGACGATGTTTTAATTGGTCCGAAAGTCAATCTCATCACAGAAAACCACCCATTGAATCCCAAAGAAAGAAAAGGACTGATTGCCAAACCAATTTTAATCAAAAAAAATGCCTGGATTGGTGCTAATGCAACAATTTTACCTGGTTTAACGATTGGTGAAAATGCAGTGGTCGCTGCAGGAGCAGTCGTTTCAAAAGATGTTCCTGATAATATGATTGTGGGTGGAATTCCTGCTAAAATTATTAAAGAAATTACTAATGATTCAATTTAA
- a CDS encoding cupin domain-containing protein — translation MDKENTSLFPKGEKLPNDWFTGNAFLSPLVAKDKNNEFSAGAVTFEMGARTNWHTHPKGQVLIVTEGSGFYQEKGQPARAIRKGDVINIPENVEHWHGASAKTSMTHIAITNFKDDVQVTWLQPVSDVEFNEVNNQK, via the coding sequence ATGGACAAAGAAAATACATCTCTTTTCCCGAAAGGAGAAAAATTACCCAATGACTGGTTTACAGGCAACGCTTTTTTATCGCCTTTGGTCGCAAAGGATAAAAACAACGAGTTTTCTGCGGGAGCGGTGACTTTTGAAATGGGAGCAAGAACCAATTGGCATACCCATCCGAAAGGTCAGGTTTTAATTGTGACCGAAGGTTCGGGATTTTATCAGGAAAAAGGACAACCTGCAAGAGCTATCAGAAAGGGCGATGTCATCAATATTCCCGAAAATGTGGAGCATTGGCACGGCGCATCTGCAAAGACTTCGATGACGCATATTGCTATTACCAATTTTAAAGACGATGTGCAGGTTACCTGGCTTCAACCCGTGTCGGATGTAGAATTTAATGAAGTTAACAACCAAAAATAA
- a CDS encoding alpha/beta hydrolase, translated as MKRLTLIIAATLLSLGQISAQKKQKSSNQNSEKMNTSKEHYTFKISEKVTRQKASFKNRYGITLSGDLYLPKNAGNNLSAIAISGPFGAVQQQSSGLYANQMAERGFVVLAFDPSYTGESGGEPRNLASPEINTEDFSAAVDFLGLQKNVDRNKIGIIGICGLGGFALNATAVDKRVKAVATTSLYDMTRVMSKGYNDSVTADQRTKTLEDLGQQRWKDAENGKPTDGPRNLPESLKGNEPQFVKEYFDYYRTPRGFHVNSVNSNGAWLITNPIAFMNMPILTYIKEISPRPMLLIAGENAHSRYFSEDIFKAANEPKELMIIPNAVHVDLYDIADVIPFDKLESFFRANLK; from the coding sequence ATGAAAAGACTCACATTAATAATTGCTGCGACTTTATTGTCTTTAGGGCAAATATCAGCGCAGAAGAAACAGAAATCTTCCAATCAAAATTCAGAAAAAATGAATACATCGAAAGAACATTATACATTTAAGATTAGTGAAAAAGTAACCCGTCAAAAAGCAAGTTTCAAAAACCGTTACGGAATTACACTTTCTGGTGATTTATATCTTCCAAAAAATGCTGGAAATAATTTATCGGCAATTGCAATCAGCGGACCTTTTGGAGCAGTGCAACAGCAGTCTTCAGGTTTGTACGCCAATCAAATGGCAGAACGAGGTTTTGTTGTTTTGGCGTTTGATCCATCTTACACAGGAGAAAGTGGAGGAGAACCAAGAAATTTAGCTTCTCCGGAAATTAACACAGAAGATTTCAGCGCTGCCGTTGATTTTTTGGGACTTCAAAAAAATGTTGACAGAAATAAAATTGGAATCATCGGAATTTGCGGATTGGGAGGATTCGCATTGAACGCAACTGCAGTTGACAAACGAGTAAAAGCCGTTGCGACAACAAGCTTATACGATATGACAAGAGTGATGTCAAAAGGTTATAACGATTCTGTAACGGCTGATCAAAGAACCAAAACTTTGGAAGATTTAGGTCAGCAACGTTGGAAAGATGCCGAAAATGGAAAACCGACAGACGGACCAAGAAATTTACCTGAAAGTTTGAAAGGCAATGAACCTCAGTTTGTAAAAGAATATTTCGATTATTACAGAACACCACGCGGCTTTCACGTTAATTCTGTGAACTCTAACGGAGCTTGGTTAATTACCAATCCGATAGCATTTATGAATATGCCGATTTTGACTTATATAAAAGAAATTTCCCCAAGACCAATGCTTTTGATTGCCGGAGAAAATGCACACTCAAGATATTTCAGTGAAGATATTTTTAAAGCTGCCAATGAACCGAAAGAATTAATGATCATTCCAAATGCGGTTCACGTGGATTTATATGATATAGCGGATGTGATTCCTTTTGATAAACTGGAAAGTTTTTTCAGAGCAAATTTGAAATAA